Proteins encoded in a region of the Rhodoligotrophos appendicifer genome:
- a CDS encoding ATP-grasp domain-containing protein — MKLIEADGKALLSRHGLPVPRGILVAPDSHASLDWTAPAAVKAQLTSGGRGLDGLVKLADAQDVLGEVEGIQEAMRRRGSEPFILVEEKISFSQEFYLSIRLDDLNQCPEILFSPHGGVHVEGHADALRTFPIDPLEPLGPHRLIAFFRQAAINPRLIGPLCRFAVQLYEVFRSEDAELIEINPLAVTERGLMALDAKIVLDDAAAFRHRDHASLASFGLRERALHGLEKRGAERGITFVELPGDIAVLTGGAGLGMVVLDALVDAGYQPANFVDTVSGSGSDLFQRMGELVFEHARSPHIRAILAYFTLSATSLKAVVDGLQELFRTNPPPKPIVLGMHASGAAEADITLVEAQKLFRSQGYDCVVELADLIDCLKAKVDPSPTGAP, encoded by the coding sequence ATGAAACTGATCGAAGCAGACGGCAAGGCGCTCCTGTCGCGGCACGGCCTGCCCGTTCCGCGCGGCATTCTCGTCGCACCCGATTCCCACGCGAGCCTGGACTGGACCGCGCCCGCCGCCGTGAAGGCCCAGCTGACCTCCGGCGGCCGCGGCCTCGACGGCCTCGTGAAGCTGGCCGATGCCCAGGATGTCCTGGGCGAAGTCGAAGGCATCCAGGAGGCCATGCGCCGGCGGGGCAGCGAACCCTTCATTCTTGTTGAGGAGAAAATCTCCTTCTCGCAGGAATTCTACCTGTCGATCCGCCTTGATGATCTCAATCAATGTCCCGAGATCCTGTTCTCGCCCCATGGCGGTGTTCATGTGGAAGGCCATGCCGACGCCTTGCGGACGTTTCCCATCGATCCTCTCGAGCCCCTGGGCCCGCATCGGCTCATCGCATTCTTCCGCCAGGCTGCGATCAATCCGCGCCTCATCGGCCCCCTCTGCCGCTTTGCGGTCCAGCTTTATGAGGTGTTTCGGAGCGAGGATGCCGAGCTCATCGAGATTAATCCTCTCGCCGTGACCGAGAGGGGGCTCATGGCCCTGGACGCGAAGATCGTGCTCGATGACGCGGCCGCCTTTCGCCATCGCGACCATGCTTCGCTGGCGTCCTTCGGGCTTCGCGAACGCGCCCTGCATGGCCTGGAGAAGCGCGGCGCCGAACGTGGCATCACCTTTGTCGAGCTGCCCGGCGACATCGCCGTGCTCACCGGCGGTGCCGGTCTCGGCATGGTGGTGCTCGACGCCCTTGTGGACGCGGGATACCAGCCGGCCAACTTCGTCGATACGGTCAGCGGCAGCGGCTCCGACCTGTTTCAGCGCATGGGCGAGCTTGTCTTCGAGCATGCCCGCTCGCCCCACATCCGCGCCATCCTCGCCTATTTCACCCTCTCGGCGACGTCCCTGAAGGCGGTGGTCGATGGCCTCCAGGAGCTGTTTCGCACCAACCCGCCACCGAAGCCCATTGTGCTCGGCATGCATGCCAGCGGCGCCGCCGAAGCCGACATCACCCTTGTCGAGGCCCAGAAGCTGTTTCGCAGCCAGGGCTATGATTGCGTGGTCGAACTTGCGGACCTGATTGACTGCCTGAAGGCCAAAGTCGATCCGTCACCAACCGGAGCACCCTGA
- a CDS encoding CaiB/BaiF CoA transferase family protein, which produces MGAAPHRHGPLAGLKIIELAGLGPGPMAAMLLADLGADIIRIDRPGATPPAAPDPVMRGRPTLSLDLKTPAGRDALLDLVGDADALIEGFRPGVMERLGLGPDLCLARNPRLIFARMTGWGQTGPLAHTAGHDINYIALAGVLGRIGRPGERPVPPLNLVGDYGGGALYLAFGIMCALWEARGSGRGQVLDVAMVDGAASLMAKQFGLHAAGQLGDRGTNLLDGGAYFYDTYECADGRYVAVGAIEPQFHAALLQVLDIPADTLPPQWDQKRWPEARTILARRILARTRDEWASLAEGTDACLTPVLDLAEAAAHPHARARQAFSCVAGSPQPSPAPRFSRTPGEVSATARPASTEIETVKARWSAPQQGSSE; this is translated from the coding sequence ATGGGTGCCGCACCGCATCGCCACGGCCCCTTGGCAGGCTTGAAGATCATCGAACTGGCCGGTCTCGGGCCGGGACCGATGGCCGCCATGCTGCTCGCCGACCTCGGTGCCGACATCATCCGCATTGATCGCCCCGGCGCTACGCCCCCGGCGGCGCCGGATCCCGTGATGCGCGGCCGGCCGACCCTGTCGCTCGACCTCAAGACACCGGCGGGCCGGGATGCTCTGCTCGACCTCGTCGGTGATGCCGATGCCTTGATCGAAGGCTTCCGTCCGGGCGTCATGGAGCGCCTGGGGCTGGGGCCCGACCTGTGCCTCGCCAGGAATCCGAGGCTGATCTTCGCCCGCATGACCGGCTGGGGCCAGACCGGCCCGCTGGCGCACACCGCCGGTCACGACATCAACTATATCGCGCTTGCCGGCGTTCTCGGCCGCATCGGCCGTCCCGGCGAGCGCCCCGTGCCGCCGCTGAATCTGGTCGGAGATTATGGCGGTGGCGCCCTTTATCTCGCTTTCGGCATCATGTGCGCGCTGTGGGAAGCCCGCGGTTCCGGCCGCGGCCAGGTCCTCGACGTCGCCATGGTCGACGGCGCCGCCTCCCTCATGGCCAAGCAGTTCGGCCTCCACGCCGCCGGCCAGCTCGGCGATCGCGGCACGAACCTCCTCGATGGCGGCGCTTATTTCTACGACACTTATGAATGCGCCGACGGCCGCTATGTCGCTGTAGGCGCCATTGAACCGCAGTTTCATGCAGCCCTTCTGCAGGTGCTCGACATTCCCGCCGACACGTTGCCGCCGCAATGGGATCAGAAGCGCTGGCCCGAAGCCCGCACGATCCTGGCACGGCGCATCCTGGCCCGCACCAGAGATGAATGGGCAAGCCTCGCAGAGGGCACGGACGCATGCCTGACCCCGGTCCTTGATCTGGCGGAGGCAGCCGCCCATCCCCACGCGCGGGCACGGCAGGCTTTCAGCTGCGTCGCCGGCAGTCCCCAACCTTCTCCCGCCCCGCGCTTCAGCCGCACCCCAGGCGAAGTCTCCGCGACTGCCCGCCCGGCATCCACGGAGATCGAGACCGTCAAGGCGCGCTGGAGCGCCCCGCAACAGGGATCCTCTGAATGA
- a CDS encoding succinate--CoA ligase subunit alpha: MAILLDRETRAVIHGIQGKYSRAQLGMMLKAGTRIVAGISVGGAGGDVDGIPVFDDMTAAAAATRANTALLYVPASGLLHAIRESVDAGMRLVIAAAENAPVQDAMDAAAYARSKGTWLVGPNSLGMVIPGFGMLGSYSLDFAQAGPVGLISRSGSISVSASRLLAQAGLGHSACIHIGGDYICGRNPHEYLEAFEQDPATRVTVYCGEVGGTKEYEMARCLGHLSKPLVAMIVGRAAQPEKKLGHAGALVLSERDTAEAKRRALRAAGAHVADSLPHLVQLCRDLLEPAGRGARVA, encoded by the coding sequence TTGGCCATTCTGCTCGATCGCGAAACGCGCGCCGTCATTCACGGCATCCAGGGCAAGTATAGTCGTGCCCAGCTCGGCATGATGCTGAAGGCGGGCACCAGGATCGTCGCCGGCATCAGCGTCGGCGGTGCCGGAGGTGATGTGGACGGCATCCCCGTCTTCGACGACATGACCGCGGCGGCCGCGGCTACCAGGGCGAACACGGCCCTCCTCTATGTCCCCGCCTCCGGCCTTCTGCACGCCATCCGCGAAAGCGTGGACGCGGGGATGCGGCTGGTCATTGCCGCCGCCGAGAATGCTCCGGTGCAGGATGCCATGGACGCTGCCGCTTATGCGCGGTCCAAGGGCACATGGCTGGTCGGCCCGAATTCCCTCGGCATGGTCATCCCGGGATTCGGCATGCTGGGCTCCTATTCCCTCGATTTTGCCCAGGCGGGTCCGGTGGGCCTCATCTCCCGCAGCGGCTCGATTTCCGTGAGCGCCAGCCGTCTGCTGGCACAGGCGGGACTCGGCCACTCCGCCTGCATCCATATCGGCGGCGATTATATTTGCGGTCGCAACCCGCATGAGTATCTGGAAGCCTTCGAGCAGGATCCCGCGACCCGCGTCACGGTCTATTGCGGCGAGGTCGGCGGCACTAAGGAATATGAAATGGCCCGCTGCCTCGGCCACCTCTCGAAGCCACTGGTCGCGATGATCGTCGGCCGCGCCGCCCAGCCTGAAAAGAAGCTCGGCCATGCCGGGGCCCTCGTGCTCAGTGAGCGTGACACTGCCGAGGCCAAGCGCCGGGCCTTGCGTGCCGCTGGCGCCCACGTGGCTGATAGCCTGCCGCATCTCGTTCAACTCTGCCGCGACCTGCTGGAGCCCGCCGGCCGCGGCGCCCGGGTCGCCTGA
- a CDS encoding acyclic terpene utilization AtuA family protein — translation MQQVVRIGGAGGFWGDSTAGAEQILRSADVDYLVFDYLAELTMSILAKARQRHPDLGYATDFVADVMAPLLPEIKARKIRILTNAGGMNPRGCAAALRKAAAAQGLSLRIAVVEGDDLLPHEASLRAQGVTEMFTGADLPPKLTSMNAYLGAFPIAAALAQGADVVITGRCVDSALALGALIHEFGWSAQDYDRLAAGSVVGHILECGTQTTGGLYTDWTEVPGRHDIGYPIAECSPDGSFILTKPRDTGGLVTPTVVTEQLLYEIGDPGNYLLPDVTCDFRGITIEAAGENRVRISGARGAAPTRSYKVSAVYEDGYRSGTTLTLVGRDAAAKAAHVADAIIARTREMFRRRNLGDYEEICIEPLGTEQAFYGAHARGSATREVVLRIAVRHAQAEALDLFGREIAPFGTAGTPGTTGFSGRPKPGKVFRLFSFLVPKDQLDVTVELEGTSTAIPALLPPPGEPDLPPVPATAPASLPSGTRRAPLSAIAVARSGDKGDLANIAVIARSPELYGCLLREVTPERVAEQLSHLVKGKVERFEVPGVHAVNLLLHEALGGGGSASLRNDPLGKAFAQILLDMEITIPA, via the coding sequence ATGCAGCAAGTGGTCCGAATTGGCGGTGCCGGCGGCTTCTGGGGCGACAGCACGGCGGGAGCTGAGCAGATCCTGCGGAGCGCAGACGTCGATTACCTCGTCTTCGACTATCTGGCCGAACTGACCATGTCGATCCTGGCCAAGGCACGCCAGCGTCATCCGGATCTCGGCTATGCGACGGATTTCGTGGCTGATGTGATGGCGCCACTCCTGCCCGAGATCAAGGCCCGCAAAATCCGCATTTTGACGAATGCCGGCGGCATGAATCCCCGCGGATGCGCTGCCGCCTTGCGCAAGGCGGCAGCCGCACAGGGACTGTCGCTTCGCATCGCCGTCGTCGAGGGCGACGACCTCCTGCCCCATGAGGCAAGTCTCCGGGCCCAGGGCGTGACCGAAATGTTCACCGGCGCTGATCTGCCGCCGAAGCTCACGAGCATGAACGCCTACCTCGGCGCCTTCCCGATTGCGGCAGCCCTCGCCCAAGGCGCCGACGTGGTCATCACCGGGCGCTGCGTCGACAGCGCTCTCGCCCTCGGCGCCCTGATCCATGAATTCGGCTGGTCGGCCCAGGATTATGACCGCCTCGCGGCCGGGAGCGTCGTCGGCCACATCCTCGAATGCGGCACCCAGACCACCGGCGGCCTCTACACCGACTGGACGGAGGTTCCCGGCCGCCACGATATCGGCTACCCCATCGCCGAATGCAGCCCCGATGGCAGCTTCATCCTCACCAAGCCCCGCGACACTGGCGGCCTCGTCACGCCCACCGTGGTCACCGAGCAGCTGCTCTACGAAATTGGCGATCCCGGCAACTACCTCCTCCCCGACGTCACCTGCGATTTTCGGGGGATCACCATCGAAGCCGCAGGCGAGAACCGGGTCCGGATCAGCGGCGCGCGCGGGGCCGCGCCGACGCGAAGCTACAAGGTCAGCGCCGTCTATGAGGACGGCTATCGCTCCGGAACGACGCTCACTCTGGTGGGCCGCGACGCCGCGGCCAAGGCCGCCCATGTCGCGGACGCCATCATCGCCCGCACCCGGGAGATGTTCCGCCGTCGCAATCTGGGCGACTATGAAGAGATCTGCATCGAACCCCTCGGCACCGAACAGGCTTTCTACGGCGCCCATGCCCGTGGCTCGGCCACGCGCGAGGTCGTGCTCAGGATCGCCGTCCGCCATGCCCAGGCCGAAGCCCTGGACCTGTTCGGCCGCGAGATCGCCCCCTTCGGAACCGCGGGAACCCCCGGCACCACGGGGTTCAGCGGGCGCCCCAAGCCGGGCAAGGTGTTCCGCCTCTTCTCCTTCCTGGTGCCGAAGGATCAGCTCGACGTCACGGTGGAGTTGGAGGGCACGAGCACCGCGATTCCCGCCCTGTTGCCGCCGCCGGGTGAACCCGACTTGCCGCCGGTTCCGGCGACCGCTCCGGCTTCACTGCCAAGCGGGACCAGGCGGGCTCCCCTGTCGGCCATCGCCGTGGCCCGCAGCGGCGACAAGGGTGACCTCGCCAATATCGCCGTCATCGCCCGCAGCCCCGAACTCTATGGGTGCCTGCTGCGCGAAGTGACGCCGGAGCGCGTGGCCGAGCAGCTTTCGCATCTCGTCAAGGGCAAGGTCGAGCGCTTCGAGGTTCCCGGCGTCCACGCCGTCAACCTCCTGCTTCACGAGGCGCTCGGTGGGGGCGGATCGGCGTCTTTGCGCAACGACCCCCTTGGCAAGGCCTTCGCCCAGATCCTGCTCGACATGGAAATCACAATTCCCGCCTGA